The segment CTACTCGCCACCGGTCGATCCCATACCAGCGAGGTCAACGATCCTCACCTCGGCATCCCGCTTCTCGTCACAGTGGTGCCCATTCGACGTGAAGGGGAAATTATCGGCTCCATCCATATTGCCAAGGACATCTCACATCAAAAAACCCTTGAAGAGGAACGACAAAAAAATATCAACCTGGAGTCCATTGCCTCTCTCTGCGGCGGACTAGCCCATGACTTCAATAACCTATTGACCGCCCTCGGTGGCTACATTGACCTTGCCAGCATGGAAAAACGCCCAGAACGGTTAACGCAATGGCTCGGCCAGGCCAAGATGGTTACCAACCTCACAACTGAGCTAACAAGCCAATTGCTCACCTTTTCCAAGGGCGGAACACCAATCTTAAAATACATCTCCGTCCCCATGCTCATCCATGGGAATATAGACCGATTTAGCAAGACTCTGCCCAATGTTAAGACCAATGTCAACATTGACGATGACATCTGGCCTATCAGCGGAGACAATGAACAATTACGTACAGTCTTGAGGAACCTCTTCTACAACGCAGCCGAAGCTATGCCGAAAGGGGGCACGCTGACCATCGAGGCACACAATGTTCCCGAGGAGTATAATTGCACCCCTTTGAATCAAGACTCAGTTTTGATCACATTAAGAGATGAGGGGATTGGCATCAGCCCGCAAATTATTGACAGAATCTTTGATCCCTATTTCACCACCAGCAGTAAAGGATCGACCAAGGGAAAAGGGCTTGGATTGGCACTCTGCCATTCCATTATCCGTAAGCACCATGGTCACATTGCCGTATCCTCGACCGAAAACCACGGCACCACTGTTTCAATTTATTTACCCGCCATAGTTGCCCCTACTGCATAAGATCTCGGAGGATCCGCCATGCCCATGTCCCAACACAACTATGGATTCAGCTATGATGAGTATGGCAACACCAAAGCAATCTCCGTCTTCCAGCGCGGATTTGACCTGTTTGGAAATTCTTACACATGCAAGGGAACTGCCTTTACCCAGGAAGAAAGGGACGCACTGGAAGTGGATGGTTCGGCACCTCCATCGGTCAGAACCCTGGAGCAGCAAATCTCTAACTCCGTGAAAAAAGTCAACGCCAAGACCAGCGACATCGAAAAATTCATCTACATCAGATCACTTTTCGATCGCAACGTAACGCTCGCCCACGCCGTAATCGCCGCAGATATCGCCCGCTACATGCGGATCATCTATACTCCCACCGTCGGGCTGGCATGCCAGCATTACTCGTCAATATTCCGCCAGGCCAACGGCCTGCATCTCTACCCTGGCAACATCGACAAAGCAGAAAGTATCCTGCGGCAGTTCACTCACCGTGACATCCGGGTGGCTGTGGTCACGGATAATCAGGGAATACTGGGAATCGGCGACCAGGGAGCTGGCGGTATCGCTATCTGCTTGGGGAAATTGATGCTTTACACCCAAGGAGCAGGTATTGCCCCCTGGCATTGCCTGCCGATCTCTCTCGATGTCGGCACCGACAACCAAACACTGCTGAACGATGATGAGTACTTGGGCTGGCACCACGAACGCCTCAAAGGAGATGCCTACATTGAATTTATCCAGCGTTTTGCCCGGGCATTCCGAGCTGTATTCCCCAATGCCCTCTGTCAATGGGAAGATTTTTCCAAACAAAATGCCTTTGCCATTCGCGACAGCTACCTTCATGACCTGATTTCATTTAACGACGACATCCAAGGAACCGGGGCTATTACCTTGGCGGGAATATTCTCGGCCATGGCAATCAAAAAGGAATCGATCACTGACCAGATCTATTTGATCCATGGAGCAGGCGCTGGAGGAGTAGGCATTGCAGAACAGATTGATGTTGCTTTGATTGAAGCGGGACTAACTCCCTCTGAAGCCAAGGCAAAAATCTTTACCTTGGACAGTCACGGTCTTGTGACTTCTGATCGGAAGATCGAACCGTATAAGGAAAAATTTGCCAAGAATCCTGAACACCTGTCGTGGCTCAGAAAAACAGGAGACGCATCTCTACTTAATGTTATCAGGAACGCTAAGATTACAGTGCTCATTGGCACCTCGGGTCAATATGGTTGTTTCACAAGAGAAATCGTCACAGCCATGCTGGCCAATAGTTCCCGACCCGTCATCCTGCCACTCAGTAATCCCACATCTATGTCCGAAGCTGAACCAAGCGACATTTACCAATGGACTAACGGTCAGGCACTGGTGGCCACCGGAAGTCCATTTGAGCCAGTATCCTCCGGCGGTGATATGATCCGCATCGGGCAATGCAATAATGTCTTCATCTTCCCTGGTGTCGGACTTGGAGTCTTG is part of the Desulfobulbaceae bacterium genome and harbors:
- a CDS encoding PAS domain S-box protein, which codes for IQTRLQIEQELTNANKRWQITFDSMPDFISIHDRDFTILHANQALIDFLGKSPEEIIGAKCCQIFHSSCTPWTTCPHRELLATGRSHTSEVNDPHLGIPLLVTVVPIRREGEIIGSIHIAKDISHQKTLEEERQKNINLESIASLCGGLAHDFNNLLTALGGYIDLASMEKRPERLTQWLGQAKMVTNLTTELTSQLLTFSKGGTPILKYISVPMLIHGNIDRFSKTLPNVKTNVNIDDDIWPISGDNEQLRTVLRNLFYNAAEAMPKGGTLTIEAHNVPEEYNCTPLNQDSVLITLRDEGIGISPQIIDRIFDPYFTTSSKGSTKGKGLGLALCHSIIRKHHGHIAVSSTENHGTTVSIYLPAIVAPTA
- a CDS encoding NAD-dependent malic enzyme, with the translated sequence MSQHNYGFSYDEYGNTKAISVFQRGFDLFGNSYTCKGTAFTQEERDALEVDGSAPPSVRTLEQQISNSVKKVNAKTSDIEKFIYIRSLFDRNVTLAHAVIAADIARYMRIIYTPTVGLACQHYSSIFRQANGLHLYPGNIDKAESILRQFTHRDIRVAVVTDNQGILGIGDQGAGGIAICLGKLMLYTQGAGIAPWHCLPISLDVGTDNQTLLNDDEYLGWHHERLKGDAYIEFIQRFARAFRAVFPNALCQWEDFSKQNAFAIRDSYLHDLISFNDDIQGTGAITLAGIFSAMAIKKESITDQIYLIHGAGAGGVGIAEQIDVALIEAGLTPSEAKAKIFTLDSHGLVTSDRKIEPYKEKFAKNPEHLSWLRKTGDASLLNVIRNAKITVLIGTSGQYGCFTREIVTAMLANSSRPVILPLSNPTSMSEAEPSDIYQWTNGQALVATGSPFEPVSSGGDMIRIGQCNNVFIFPGVGLGVLTSGAREVLPSFFTAAAKAVSRQVSKSDLKKGILFPPIDKLNEVTLEVAFAVGEAAIKANAGRLCVFSSFQHNNNIHRIKELITMMRWKPVYLPLIPM